One segment of Triticum aestivum cultivar Chinese Spring chromosome 2A, IWGSC CS RefSeq v2.1, whole genome shotgun sequence DNA contains the following:
- the LOC123189941 gene encoding formin-like protein 3 isoform X1 translates to MSLLSRFFYKRPPDGLLEFIDRIYVFDSCFCTEVLPHGMYPVYLNGILTELHEEHAESQFLAINFRDGDKRSQLADILHEYDIPVIDYPRHFEGCPVLPLSLIQHFLRVCEHWLSTGNSQNIVLLHCERGGWPSLAFLLSCFLIFKKLHSAEHRTLDIVHREAPKGFLQLFSALNPMPSQLRYMQYVARRNISPEWPPMERALSLDCLILRAIPNFDSDNGCRPLIRIFGRNLLGKNASMTDMIFSMPKKKSLRHYRQEDCDVIKIDIQCPVQGDVVLECVHLDLDPGKEVMMFRIMFNTAFIRSNVLMLNSDDVDILWGSKDRYPKNFRAEVLFCEIGGISPPRAPTVTLNGDMKGGLPIEAFSAVQELFNDVEWMESGDNAAFWLLKEFSANSLQDKFQKLILSDMKELSKFQAKVGLQMPPMSPLDSDEEKYSAASDSGYSVDYEKVQHGGNSSDSENIDRALTTEDSESIATSSANTSSPPPPHGRSCGLSTEQSLLSGELQHELPSWQPPPLSAENGDKHAISAQVSPPAAANGSKPIISAPPPPPPPPPPPSGSKPVFSPPPPPPPPPPPPSGSKPVFSPPPPPPPPPPRISNVSSPQPPPPPPLPNSRTGAPLSAPTLQPRQNVQRHSVPPPPPPLPQAQGIAKKCPPPPPPPPRPPATSDRTSTTTATLVKGPPPPPPPPPPGAPCPPPPPPLPAGAIKGAPPTPPPPPLMSGKKAPAPPPPPPPVMSGKKAPAPPPPPPPGMSGKKAPAPPPPPPQAPKPPGTVPPPPPSSKISNAPAPPPVLGRGRAATGSAKGRGMGLALQSNPPKKASLKPLHWVKVTRAMQGSLWADAQNQGNQARAPDIDMSELETLFSTAVATNASEKGGTKRGSAISKPEIVHLVDMRRANNCEIMLTKIKMPLPDMISAILALDTSVLDNDQVENLIKFCPTNEEIEMLKNYNGNKEMLGKCEQFFLELMKVPRVESKLRVFAFRIAFSTQADELRTNLTTINDATKEVKESLKLRQIMQTILTLGNALNQGTARGSAVGFRLDSLLKLSDTRARNNKMTLMHYLCKLLAEKLPELLDFDKDLIHLEAASKIQLKLLAEEMQAINKGLEKVEQELAASVNDGAISVGFRKALKSFLDSAEAVVRSLISLYSEVGRNADSLAQYFGEDPARCPFEQVTSILVIFVNMFKKSRDENARTVEAEKKKMEKEKASMSTIKG, encoded by the exons ATGTCACTGCTTAGTAGATTCTTCTACAAGAGGCCTCCCGATGGACTACTGGAGTTCATTGACAGGATCTATG TTTTTGATTCATGCTTCTGCACTGAAGTTTTGCCGCATGGAATGTACCCAGTCTATTTGAATGGAATTCTTACAGAGTTGCATGAAGAGCATGCAGAATCTCAATTTCTGGCGATTAACTTCAGAGATGGGGATAAGAGAAGCCAGCTTGCTGATATCCTACATGAATATGATATTCCAGTAATTGACTACCCACGTCATTTTGAAGGCTGTCCAGTGCTTCCTCTATCTCTTATACAGCATTTTCTTCGTGTCTGTGAACACTGGCTATCTACTGGGAACAGCCAAAATATCGTACTACTCCATTGTGAGAGAGGGGGCTGGCCATCATTGGCATTTCTGCTATCTTGTTTTCTTATTTTCAAGAAGTTGCACAGTGCAGAACATAGAACTCTGGACATTGTTCACCGTGAGGCCCCTAAAGGGTTCCTACAGCTATTTTCTGCACTCAACCCAATGCCGTCTCAGCTTCGATATATGCAGTATGTAGCCAGAAGAAATATCTCTCCAGAGTGGCCTCCTATGGAGCGGGCGCTCTCTTTGGATTGTCTGATCCTTCGAGCTATTCCAAATTTTGATTCTGATAATGGATGTAGGCCATTGATCCGAATTTTCGGTCGAAATCTTCTTGGCAAGAATGCTAGCATGACTGACATGATTTTTTCAATGCCTAAGAAGAAGTCCTTGCGCCACTATCGACAG GAGGACTGTGATGTGATAAAAATTGATATCCAGTGTCCAGTCCAGGGAGATGTTGTTCTGGAGTGCGTACATCTTGATCTTGATCCAGGAAAGGAAGTTATGATGTTCCGGATAATGTTCAATACTGCTTTTATCCGTTCAAATGTACTGATGCTGAATAGTGATGATGTTGATATACTCTGGGGTTCAAAAGATCGGTACCCGAAGAATTTTAGAGCAGAG GTACTGTTTTGTGAAATTGGGGGCATTTCTCCTCCAAGGGCTCCAACAGTAACATTGAATGGTGATATGAAAGGTGGTTTACCAATTGAAGCCTTTTCAGCTGTTCAAGAACTCTTCAATGATGTTGAATGGATGGAAAGCGGTGACAATGCTGCTTTTTGGTTGCTCAAAGAATTCTCAGCAAACTCTCTGCAAGATAAATTTCAAAAGCTAATACTCAGCGACATGAAAGAGCTTTCGAAGTTCCAAGCTAAAGTTGGCCTCCAGATGCCACCAATGTCTCCACTGGATTCTGATGAAGAAAAATATTCTGCGGCTTCTGATTCCGGTTATTCAGTAGATTATGAGAAGGTTCAACATGGTGGGAACTCATCTGACTCAGAGAACATTGATCGTGCTCTTACCACTGAAGATTCTGAATCTATTG CTACTTCCTCAGCGAACACTtcatctccccctcctccacatGGTAGATCTTGTGGCCTTTCAACTGAACAAAGTCTGCTGTCAGGAGAATTACAGCACGAGTTACCTAGCTGGCAGCCGCCACCACTATCAGCAGAAAATGGAGACAAACATGCTATCTCGGCACAGGTGTCACCACCAGCAGCAGCAAATGGAAGCAAACCTATTatctcggcgccgccgccgccaccaccaccaccaccaccaccaagtggCAGCAAACCTGTTTtctcaccaccgccaccaccaccaccgccgccgccgccgccaagtggCAGCAAACCTGTTttctcaccgccgccgccaccaccaccaccaccacctcggaTTAGTAATGTATCTTCTCCACAGCCTCCACCTCCGCCACCCCTGCCAAATTCTCGGACAGGAGCTCCTCTATCTGCACCGACCCTGCAGCCTCGGCAAAATGTTCAACGTCATTCAgtcccaccacctccaccacctctccCCCAAGCTCAAGGAATAGCTAAGAAATGCcctccgccgcctccacctccaccccgCCCCCCTGCCACTTCTGACAGAACATCTACAACTACTGCCACTCTGGTGAAAgggccacctcctccaccacctccacctccacctggtGCACCATGCCCACCCCCACCTCCACCATTGCCAGCAGGCGCTATTAAAGGAGCTCCTCCAACACCACCACCTCCACCCTTAATGTCAGGAAAGAAAGCTCCTGCACCGCCACCCCCACCTCCACCCGTAATGTCAGGAAAGAAAGCTCCTgcacccccacccccacctccaCCCGGAATGTCAGGAAAGAAAGCTCCtgcacccccacccccaccacctcAAGCTCCAAAACCACCTGGAACTGTACCCCCTCCACCACCAAGCTCAAAAATCTCAAATGCACCAGCACCACCTCCAGTATTGGGAAGGGGAAGAGCAGCAACCGGATCAGCAAAAGGTCGTGGCATGGGATTGGCGCTTCAAAGTAACCCCCCAAAGAAAGCTTCATTAAAGCCTTTGCACTGGGTGAAAGTTACACGGGCAATGCAAGGAAGTCTCTGGGCGGATGCCCAAAATCAAGGGAATCAGGCTAG GGCTCCTGATATTGATATGTCCGAATTAGAGACCTTGTTCTCCACTGCTGTTGCAACCAATGCAAGTGAAAAAGGAGGAACGAAGCGTGGCTCAGCTATTAGCAAGCCAGAAATTGTTCACCTG GTTGATATGAGAAGAGCAAATAATTGTGAGATCATGCTTACCAAAATCAAAATGCCTCTTCCTGATATGATT AGCGCGATCTTGGCTTTGGATACGTCTGTTCTTGATAATGACCAAGTGGAGAATCTCATTAAGTTTTGCCCTACAAACGAAGAAATCGAGATGTTGAAG AACTATAACGGCAACAAAGAAATGCTTGGAAAATGTGAACAG TTTTTCCTGGAGCTAATGAAAGTTCCTCGCGTCGAGTCCAAACTAAGAGTTTTTGCTTTCAGAATTGCATTCTCAACACAG GCTGATGAGTTAAGAACTAACTTAACCACCATAAATGATGCAACAAAAGAG GTGAAAGAGTCTCTGAAGTTACGGCAGATAATGCAGACCATTCTCACATTAGGGAATGCATTGAATCAAGGAACAGCTCGAG GTTCTGCTGTTGGCTTCAGATTAGATAGTCTTCTTAAACTATCGGATACTCGAGCTAGGAACAATAAGATGACACTAATGCACTATTTATGCAAG CTTCTTGCTGAAAAGTTGCCTGAGCTTCTTGATTTTGACAAAGACTTGATTCATCTGGAAGCAGCTTCGAAG ATCCAATTGAAGTTGCTTGCTGAAGAAATGCAAGCAATAAACAAAGGTCTTGAGAAGGTCGAGCAGGAATTAGCTGCTTCAGTGAACGATGGAGCAATATCTGTTGGCTTCCGCAAG GCATTGAAATCCTTTCTCGACTCGGCAGAAGCTGTAGTTAGGTCCCTCATTTCCTTGTATTCAGAAGTG GGAAGGAATGCTGATTCCCTAGCTCAGTATTTTGGTGAAGATCCAGCTCGCTGCCCTTTTGAGCAAG TTACGTCGATTTTGGTTATTTTCGTGAATATGTTCAAGAAATCACGTGATGAAAATGCTCGAACTGTGGAAGCTGAGAAGAAGAAAATGGAAAAGGAAAAGGCAAGTATGTCTACTATAAAAGGATAG
- the LOC123189941 gene encoding formin-like protein 3 isoform X2 — protein sequence MSLLSRFFYKRPPDGLLEFIDRIYVFDSCFCTEVLPHGMYPVYLNGILTELHEEHAESQFLAINFRDGDKRSQLADILHEYDIPVIDYPRHFEGCPVLPLSLIQHFLRVCEHWLSTGNSQNIVLLHCERGGWPSLAFLLSCFLIFKKLHSAEHRTLDIVHREAPKGFLQLFSALNPMPSQLRYMQYVARRNISPEWPPMERALSLDCLILRAIPNFDSDNGCRPLIRIFGRNLLGKNASMTDMIFSMPKKKSLRHYRQEDCDVIKIDIQCPVQGDVVLECVHLDLDPGKEVMMFRIMFNTAFIRSNVLMLNSDDVDILWGSKDRYPKNFRAEVLFCEIGGISPPRAPTVTLNGDMKGGLPIEAFSAVQELFNDVEWMESGDNAAFWLLKEFSANSLQDKFQKLILSDMKELSKFQAKVGLQMPPMSPLDSDEEKYSAASDSGYSVDYEKVQHGGNSSDSENIDRALTTEDSESIATSSANTSSPPPPHGRSCGLSTEQSLLSGELQHELPSWQPPPLSAENGDKHAISAQVSPPAAANGSKPIISAPPPPPPPPPPPSGSKPVFSPPPPPPPPPPPPSGSKPVFSPPPPPPPPPPRISNVSSPQPPPPPPLPNSRTGAPLSAPTLQPRQNVQRHSVPPPPPPLPQAQGIAKKCPPPPPPPPRPPATSDRTSTTTATLVKGPPPPPPPPPPGAPCPPPPPPLPAGAIKGAPPTPPPPPLMSGKKAPAPPPPPPPVMSGKKAPAPPPPPPPGMSGKKAPAPPPPPPQAPKPPGTVPPPPPSSKISNAPAPPPVLGRGRAATGSAKGRGMGLALQSNPPKKASLKPLHWVKVTRAMQGSLWADAQNQGNQARAPDIDMSELETLFSTAVATNASEKGGTKRGSAISKPEIVHLVDMRRANNCEIMLTKIKMPLPDMISAILALDTSVLDNDQVENLIKFCPTNEEIEMLKNYNGNKEMLGKCEQFFLELMKVPRVESKLRVFAFRIAFSTQADELRTNLTTINDATKEVKESLKLRQIMQTILTLGNALNQGTARGSAVGFRLDSLLKLSDTRARNNKMTLMHYLCKS from the exons ATGTCACTGCTTAGTAGATTCTTCTACAAGAGGCCTCCCGATGGACTACTGGAGTTCATTGACAGGATCTATG TTTTTGATTCATGCTTCTGCACTGAAGTTTTGCCGCATGGAATGTACCCAGTCTATTTGAATGGAATTCTTACAGAGTTGCATGAAGAGCATGCAGAATCTCAATTTCTGGCGATTAACTTCAGAGATGGGGATAAGAGAAGCCAGCTTGCTGATATCCTACATGAATATGATATTCCAGTAATTGACTACCCACGTCATTTTGAAGGCTGTCCAGTGCTTCCTCTATCTCTTATACAGCATTTTCTTCGTGTCTGTGAACACTGGCTATCTACTGGGAACAGCCAAAATATCGTACTACTCCATTGTGAGAGAGGGGGCTGGCCATCATTGGCATTTCTGCTATCTTGTTTTCTTATTTTCAAGAAGTTGCACAGTGCAGAACATAGAACTCTGGACATTGTTCACCGTGAGGCCCCTAAAGGGTTCCTACAGCTATTTTCTGCACTCAACCCAATGCCGTCTCAGCTTCGATATATGCAGTATGTAGCCAGAAGAAATATCTCTCCAGAGTGGCCTCCTATGGAGCGGGCGCTCTCTTTGGATTGTCTGATCCTTCGAGCTATTCCAAATTTTGATTCTGATAATGGATGTAGGCCATTGATCCGAATTTTCGGTCGAAATCTTCTTGGCAAGAATGCTAGCATGACTGACATGATTTTTTCAATGCCTAAGAAGAAGTCCTTGCGCCACTATCGACAG GAGGACTGTGATGTGATAAAAATTGATATCCAGTGTCCAGTCCAGGGAGATGTTGTTCTGGAGTGCGTACATCTTGATCTTGATCCAGGAAAGGAAGTTATGATGTTCCGGATAATGTTCAATACTGCTTTTATCCGTTCAAATGTACTGATGCTGAATAGTGATGATGTTGATATACTCTGGGGTTCAAAAGATCGGTACCCGAAGAATTTTAGAGCAGAG GTACTGTTTTGTGAAATTGGGGGCATTTCTCCTCCAAGGGCTCCAACAGTAACATTGAATGGTGATATGAAAGGTGGTTTACCAATTGAAGCCTTTTCAGCTGTTCAAGAACTCTTCAATGATGTTGAATGGATGGAAAGCGGTGACAATGCTGCTTTTTGGTTGCTCAAAGAATTCTCAGCAAACTCTCTGCAAGATAAATTTCAAAAGCTAATACTCAGCGACATGAAAGAGCTTTCGAAGTTCCAAGCTAAAGTTGGCCTCCAGATGCCACCAATGTCTCCACTGGATTCTGATGAAGAAAAATATTCTGCGGCTTCTGATTCCGGTTATTCAGTAGATTATGAGAAGGTTCAACATGGTGGGAACTCATCTGACTCAGAGAACATTGATCGTGCTCTTACCACTGAAGATTCTGAATCTATTG CTACTTCCTCAGCGAACACTtcatctccccctcctccacatGGTAGATCTTGTGGCCTTTCAACTGAACAAAGTCTGCTGTCAGGAGAATTACAGCACGAGTTACCTAGCTGGCAGCCGCCACCACTATCAGCAGAAAATGGAGACAAACATGCTATCTCGGCACAGGTGTCACCACCAGCAGCAGCAAATGGAAGCAAACCTATTatctcggcgccgccgccgccaccaccaccaccaccaccaccaagtggCAGCAAACCTGTTTtctcaccaccgccaccaccaccaccgccgccgccgccgccaagtggCAGCAAACCTGTTttctcaccgccgccgccaccaccaccaccaccacctcggaTTAGTAATGTATCTTCTCCACAGCCTCCACCTCCGCCACCCCTGCCAAATTCTCGGACAGGAGCTCCTCTATCTGCACCGACCCTGCAGCCTCGGCAAAATGTTCAACGTCATTCAgtcccaccacctccaccacctctccCCCAAGCTCAAGGAATAGCTAAGAAATGCcctccgccgcctccacctccaccccgCCCCCCTGCCACTTCTGACAGAACATCTACAACTACTGCCACTCTGGTGAAAgggccacctcctccaccacctccacctccacctggtGCACCATGCCCACCCCCACCTCCACCATTGCCAGCAGGCGCTATTAAAGGAGCTCCTCCAACACCACCACCTCCACCCTTAATGTCAGGAAAGAAAGCTCCTGCACCGCCACCCCCACCTCCACCCGTAATGTCAGGAAAGAAAGCTCCTgcacccccacccccacctccaCCCGGAATGTCAGGAAAGAAAGCTCCtgcacccccacccccaccacctcAAGCTCCAAAACCACCTGGAACTGTACCCCCTCCACCACCAAGCTCAAAAATCTCAAATGCACCAGCACCACCTCCAGTATTGGGAAGGGGAAGAGCAGCAACCGGATCAGCAAAAGGTCGTGGCATGGGATTGGCGCTTCAAAGTAACCCCCCAAAGAAAGCTTCATTAAAGCCTTTGCACTGGGTGAAAGTTACACGGGCAATGCAAGGAAGTCTCTGGGCGGATGCCCAAAATCAAGGGAATCAGGCTAG GGCTCCTGATATTGATATGTCCGAATTAGAGACCTTGTTCTCCACTGCTGTTGCAACCAATGCAAGTGAAAAAGGAGGAACGAAGCGTGGCTCAGCTATTAGCAAGCCAGAAATTGTTCACCTG GTTGATATGAGAAGAGCAAATAATTGTGAGATCATGCTTACCAAAATCAAAATGCCTCTTCCTGATATGATT AGCGCGATCTTGGCTTTGGATACGTCTGTTCTTGATAATGACCAAGTGGAGAATCTCATTAAGTTTTGCCCTACAAACGAAGAAATCGAGATGTTGAAG AACTATAACGGCAACAAAGAAATGCTTGGAAAATGTGAACAG TTTTTCCTGGAGCTAATGAAAGTTCCTCGCGTCGAGTCCAAACTAAGAGTTTTTGCTTTCAGAATTGCATTCTCAACACAG GCTGATGAGTTAAGAACTAACTTAACCACCATAAATGATGCAACAAAAGAG GTGAAAGAGTCTCTGAAGTTACGGCAGATAATGCAGACCATTCTCACATTAGGGAATGCATTGAATCAAGGAACAGCTCGAG GTTCTGCTGTTGGCTTCAGATTAGATAGTCTTCTTAAACTATCGGATACTCGAGCTAGGAACAATAAGATGACACTAATGCACTATTTATGCAAG TCATGA